The Legionella cincinnatiensis genome includes a region encoding these proteins:
- a CDS encoding GNAT family N-acetyltransferase, producing MEFTFRVATKKDKEKIAFLVEKLAEYERKKLEAMSLTLDKIEAHGFGKNKYFYILLAEYKKEPAGYALYFFSYSAAEGAPVLYVEDLFVQEKYQNHGLGTSLLSYLARLALEKQCCRMEGHAFTWNKKSIQFYEFLGAHPRTDLLQFRLTDDSLERLAAGKLE from the coding sequence ATGGAATTTACTTTTCGAGTTGCTACAAAAAAAGATAAAGAAAAGATTGCTTTCTTAGTAGAGAAATTAGCGGAATATGAACGGAAAAAACTTGAAGCAATGAGTTTAACTCTAGATAAAATTGAAGCTCATGGCTTTGGCAAAAATAAATATTTTTATATCTTATTAGCTGAATATAAGAAGGAGCCCGCAGGTTATGCCTTATATTTTTTTTCCTATTCTGCTGCAGAAGGCGCACCTGTTCTTTATGTGGAAGATTTATTTGTTCAGGAAAAATATCAAAATCATGGTTTGGGTACTTCTTTATTGTCTTATCTTGCTCGCCTAGCGCTTGAGAAACAATGTTGTCGCATGGAAGGGCATGCATTTACCTGGAATAAAAAATCCATTCAATTTTATGAGTTCTTAGGCGCACATCCACGCACAGATCTATTGCAATTTCGTTTGACAGATGATTCTTTAGAGCGATTAGCGGCTGGAAAGCTAGAGTAA
- the ubiB gene encoding ubiquinone biosynthesis regulatory protein kinase UbiB produces the protein MKSIKKLIRLIHINYILAKNGLDNVVVSLRLFAPLRFMVYLNPWNWFRKEHLTHGEALRISLEALGPIFIKFGQALSTRPDILPLDIAIELSKLQDKVPPFPSAKAMAIIEKAYGLSPYEIFAEFDPIPLASASMAQVHAAQLKTGEEVIVKVLRPNMRRIIENDLSIMHTIARWADRYWPEIRRLKPKEIVAEFEHTLLDELDLLREAANAAQLRRNFDHSPILYIPEIYWDYSRSNVMVLERIHGIPVSDISSLQAHGIDIKKLAERGVEIFFTQVFRDCFFHADMHPGNIFVSYKNPKDPQYICIDFGIMGTLNDNDKRYLAENLLAFFNRDYRRVAQLHVESGWVARDTRVDEFESGIRTVCEPIFERPLKDISFAQVVLRLFQVARRFHMEVQPQLVLLQKTLLAIEGLGRQLYPELDLWTTAKPFLEKWVKEQIGPKAFFTQLKQNLPFFAEQLPNMPKLIFDFLELKREELITDQKSLTHTKREDEKATVHWKSIATGASISFLLMGLLDYWDFIQHKQLAPLAFIGAAITGLFVLLNRSMRN, from the coding sequence ATGAAATCCATTAAAAAACTCATTCGTCTTATCCATATTAATTATATTCTGGCAAAAAACGGACTCGATAATGTAGTCGTGTCATTAAGATTATTTGCGCCGCTTCGTTTCATGGTTTATTTAAATCCTTGGAACTGGTTCCGTAAAGAGCATTTAACCCATGGAGAAGCACTACGGATTTCATTGGAAGCACTCGGACCTATTTTTATTAAATTTGGCCAGGCACTTTCCACTCGTCCTGATATTTTACCTCTAGATATCGCCATTGAACTCAGTAAATTACAAGATAAAGTTCCTCCCTTTCCCAGTGCAAAAGCAATGGCAATTATTGAAAAAGCTTATGGTTTATCACCTTATGAGATTTTTGCTGAATTTGATCCCATACCTTTAGCATCCGCCTCAATGGCGCAAGTACATGCTGCACAATTGAAAACAGGGGAAGAGGTCATCGTCAAAGTCCTAAGACCCAATATGCGGCGTATTATTGAGAATGACTTAAGCATTATGCACACCATCGCAAGATGGGCAGATCGATATTGGCCTGAAATTAGACGTCTGAAGCCTAAAGAAATTGTCGCTGAATTTGAACATACCTTGCTTGATGAGCTTGATTTATTAAGAGAGGCAGCTAATGCAGCGCAACTAAGGCGCAACTTCGATCATTCCCCTATTCTGTATATCCCAGAAATATACTGGGATTATTCACGCTCTAACGTAATGGTCCTTGAGCGAATTCATGGGATACCTGTATCTGATATAAGCAGCTTGCAAGCCCACGGCATAGATATAAAAAAACTGGCTGAACGAGGGGTAGAGATTTTTTTCACGCAAGTCTTTCGTGATTGTTTCTTTCATGCAGACATGCATCCTGGAAATATTTTTGTTTCTTATAAAAATCCTAAAGATCCTCAATATATTTGTATTGATTTTGGCATTATGGGAACATTAAATGACAATGACAAACGTTATTTAGCGGAAAATCTTTTGGCATTTTTCAATCGCGATTATCGTCGTGTTGCCCAATTGCACGTGGAATCAGGTTGGGTTGCCCGCGATACACGAGTTGATGAGTTTGAAAGCGGCATTCGTACGGTATGCGAACCTATTTTTGAAAGACCTTTAAAAGACATTTCATTTGCACAAGTTGTCTTGCGCCTTTTTCAAGTGGCACGGCGTTTTCATATGGAAGTACAGCCTCAGCTGGTTTTATTGCAAAAAACATTATTGGCTATAGAAGGTCTAGGGCGTCAACTTTATCCCGAGCTTGATTTATGGACTACCGCAAAACCTTTCCTTGAAAAATGGGTAAAAGAACAAATAGGGCCTAAAGCCTTTTTCACCCAATTAAAACAAAATCTCCCCTTTTTTGCAGAACAATTGCCCAATATGCCCAAATTAATCTTTGATTTTCTTGAATTAAAAAGAGAAGAGTTAATCACCGATCAGAAATCTTTAACCCATACAAAACGAGAAGATGAAAAAGCTACAGTACACTGGAAAAGTATTGCCACTGGTGCAAGTATTTCGTTCCTTCTCATGGGCCTGCTGGATTATTGGGATTTTATTCAGCACAAACAGTTAGCTCCTTTGGCTTTTATAGGAGCTGCCATCACAGGATTGTTTGTTCTTCTTAACCGCAGCATGAGGAATTAA
- a CDS encoding Sec-independent protein translocase subunit TatA/TatB, producing the protein MSGEILVILIVALIVFGPKKLPMLATHLGLLLRKINQFKAQAVALWQQQLKEIQFQENQRKAQEADEQYKKEEPL; encoded by the coding sequence ATGAGTGGCGAAATTTTAGTGATATTGATTGTTGCTTTAATTGTATTTGGTCCTAAAAAACTGCCTATGCTCGCGACTCATTTGGGATTATTGCTCAGAAAAATAAATCAATTCAAAGCACAGGCTGTTGCCTTATGGCAACAGCAACTTAAAGAAATTCAATTCCAGGAAAACCAGCGGAAAGCCCAAGAAGCTGATGAGCAGTATAAAAAAGAAGAACCATTGTAA
- a CDS encoding ubiquinone biosynthesis accessory factor UbiJ, whose product MLKKYSLKALQKAINKAAQLDEGMPAKLQALDNKCLEMVISPLNVNFFILFQKGEIILLDHYEKEADTVIHSSPLGLIRLSLLPASKARSLFNDKIRITGDTELGQHIKKLFDEMDIDWEGHLAHFTGDVVAHQIGSLFRKGLKFKKQFDESIRQNMTEYLQEELRIVPSKYELEDFFAEIDELSLSVERLQAHVNQLISHYEIH is encoded by the coding sequence ATGCTAAAAAAATATTCTTTAAAAGCCCTTCAAAAAGCCATAAACAAAGCAGCCCAGCTAGATGAGGGTATGCCTGCTAAGCTGCAAGCACTTGACAACAAGTGTCTTGAAATGGTGATTAGCCCATTAAATGTTAATTTTTTCATTTTGTTTCAAAAGGGAGAAATTATCTTACTTGATCATTATGAGAAAGAAGCAGATACCGTCATTCACAGTAGCCCCCTAGGTTTAATCCGTCTTAGTTTATTGCCCGCATCTAAAGCCCGATCTTTATTTAATGATAAAATCCGCATCACAGGAGATACAGAGCTAGGGCAACATATTAAAAAATTATTTGATGAAATGGATATTGATTGGGAAGGTCACCTTGCTCATTTTACAGGTGACGTGGTGGCGCATCAAATTGGCTCTTTGTTTCGCAAAGGACTTAAATTCAAAAAGCAATTTGATGAATCCATACGCCAAAATATGACTGAGTATTTACAAGAAGAGTTACGTATCGTACCCTCAAAATACGAGCTGGAAGATTTTTTTGCAGAGATTGATGAACTGTCCTTAAGTGTAGAACGCTTACAAGCCCATGTCAATCAACTAATAAGTCACTATGAAATCCATTAA
- a CDS encoding ABC transporter ATP-binding protein — MMLTDIVKTYHLEGISSTILKEVSVKVYEGDLLAIVGASGSGKSTLMNIIGLLDKADSGTYLLNNHNVAALTDDQTAVLRNQNIGFVFQQFNLLPRFSAKQNVALPLIYRGVPATEIEERVLAALDCVGMHQYAKHRPTQLSGGQQQRVAIARALVTEPQVILADEPTGALDSRTGNDVMNLFLSLHAQGRSIIMITHDEQIAALCQRKITLVDGVVVTETV, encoded by the coding sequence ATGATGCTTACTGATATTGTAAAAACCTATCATCTTGAGGGAATTAGTTCCACAATTTTAAAAGAAGTATCAGTGAAAGTTTATGAAGGTGATCTTCTCGCTATTGTAGGTGCTTCTGGTTCAGGTAAGTCCACATTGATGAATATTATAGGATTATTAGATAAAGCAGATAGTGGTACTTATTTGTTAAACAATCATAATGTAGCCGCCTTAACGGATGATCAAACCGCAGTGTTACGGAATCAAAATATAGGATTTGTTTTTCAACAATTTAATTTACTACCGCGTTTTAGTGCTAAGCAAAATGTAGCGTTGCCTTTAATTTATCGTGGTGTTCCTGCGACTGAAATTGAAGAAAGAGTCCTTGCGGCTCTTGACTGTGTGGGAATGCACCAATATGCAAAGCACAGACCCACACAATTATCAGGAGGACAGCAACAACGTGTTGCTATAGCGCGTGCTTTAGTTACCGAACCCCAAGTAATTTTAGCAGATGAACCCACAGGTGCGCTTGACTCGCGAACAGGTAATGATGTGATGAATTTATTTTTATCCCTACATGCTCAAGGTCGAAGTATCATTATGATTACTCATGATGAGCAGATCGCTGCACTTTGCCAGCGAAAGATTACACTGGTGGATGGCGTGGTAGTAACGGAGACGGTGTAA
- a CDS encoding bifunctional methionine sulfoxide reductase B/A protein, with the protein MDNYLDKTASLTPLAKRVICEKATEYPHTGAYNVLVTQGTYLCRRCGLALFRGSSQFSSGCGWPSFDDNVVHAVKQIPDSDGRRMEILCARCDAHLGHVFTGEYFTQKNLRHCVNSASIDFVADNQVLDTEEAILAGGCFWGVDHFLKQIPGVLRVEVGYTGGVTLDPSYEQICQGNTGHYEAVRVIFDRDKTDYHHVLKRFFEIHDPTQKSGQGPDIGQQYQSAIFYYNQEQLDEAELLIQILQKKGYEVATRLFPVQTFWPAEEYHQDYYAKHRKAPYCHQPVNRFD; encoded by the coding sequence ATGGACAATTATCTTGATAAGACAGCCAGTTTAACTCCTTTAGCGAAACGAGTAATTTGTGAAAAGGCTACAGAATATCCTCATACTGGAGCCTATAATGTTCTGGTGACTCAGGGGACTTATTTATGTAGGCGTTGTGGTTTAGCCTTATTTCGCGGATCAAGTCAGTTCAGCTCGGGATGTGGTTGGCCAAGTTTTGATGATAATGTTGTTCATGCAGTAAAACAGATTCCCGATAGTGATGGTAGGCGTATGGAAATACTTTGCGCACGATGTGATGCTCATTTAGGTCATGTTTTTACCGGGGAATATTTCACCCAAAAGAATTTACGCCATTGTGTTAATTCAGCTTCTATTGATTTTGTTGCCGATAATCAGGTTTTAGACACTGAGGAAGCTATTTTAGCAGGTGGATGTTTTTGGGGAGTTGATCATTTTTTAAAACAGATTCCTGGGGTACTCAGAGTGGAGGTAGGTTATACCGGCGGTGTTACTTTGGACCCCAGTTATGAACAAATATGTCAAGGTAATACCGGGCATTATGAGGCTGTGCGGGTTATTTTTGATAGAGATAAAACAGATTATCATCATGTTTTAAAACGATTTTTCGAAATTCACGATCCGACGCAAAAATCAGGGCAAGGCCCCGACATCGGGCAGCAATATCAAAGTGCCATTTTTTATTACAACCAAGAGCAGCTAGATGAAGCAGAGCTATTAATCCAAATATTGCAAAAAAAAGGATATGAAGTTGCTACGCGTCTTTTCCCCGTACAAACATTTTGGCCCGCAGAAGAGTATCATCAAGATTATTATGCGAAACATCGTAAAGCGCCTTATTGTCATCAACCAGTAAACCGATTTGATTAG
- a CDS encoding FAD-dependent oxidoreductase: MKTLNKVDTIIIGAGPSGLSAANVLSKHGKSVFILEKEAHAGGKCHTFTDPLDKNNKTEWGAALIAPNYGKVIDKMQEKQLAWEQVLPSDLSTLPFDKNLSQMGLLKKGFWGLEFAHEMLVFAGHAKRYQHLRDKHQDLPEDYKIPFRDFAKKHKLEKVNEFSYMFVPAFGYGLMKECPTYAVLEYYGTMTLPDLIIPKLFGTHGLRCVQNGFQELMKAIAADFNISYNSHIQSITRNDEGITVVFESDDGLQSISANSLVLAISPLHWPTLGMELTETEQKCVDNLSWYQYPVAVVKLHGYPANHYYEYKGLTPEGLEHLALITTRDNRVNPKDGRLCTAYINLKLSQKNEGTDFVFTPEKIQQLKTELMQVPGVTDVDILETKVWKDYMSTLPWELRLELDKKQMHAQTLYVGPYALGGFEDVACVWEQSHQATKEYILHKQPKPSSLKKEVNRNLFFFTSEYQKPYEGQEKTATYHSSL; encoded by the coding sequence ATGAAAACATTAAACAAGGTAGACACCATTATCATAGGCGCAGGTCCCTCCGGCTTATCCGCTGCTAATGTTTTAAGTAAGCATGGAAAATCAGTATTCATTTTGGAAAAGGAGGCTCACGCCGGAGGTAAATGTCATACCTTTACCGACCCCTTAGATAAAAATAATAAAACCGAATGGGGAGCTGCTTTAATCGCCCCCAATTATGGTAAGGTCATTGATAAGATGCAAGAAAAACAATTAGCGTGGGAACAAGTATTACCATCGGACCTAAGTACTCTTCCTTTTGATAAAAATTTAAGTCAAATGGGTCTTTTAAAGAAAGGTTTTTGGGGATTAGAGTTTGCTCATGAAATGTTAGTTTTTGCGGGACATGCTAAAAGATATCAACATTTAAGAGATAAACATCAGGATCTGCCCGAAGATTATAAAATCCCTTTCAGAGACTTTGCCAAAAAACATAAGCTAGAAAAAGTCAATGAGTTTTCCTATATGTTTGTTCCTGCATTTGGTTATGGTCTTATGAAGGAGTGTCCTACTTACGCTGTTCTTGAATACTACGGCACCATGACTCTACCTGATCTGATCATTCCCAAGCTTTTTGGCACGCACGGCCTACGCTGCGTGCAAAATGGCTTCCAAGAGCTAATGAAAGCCATAGCGGCTGATTTTAATATTAGCTATAACTCGCACATTCAATCCATTACTAGAAATGATGAAGGCATTACTGTTGTTTTTGAATCAGATGATGGCTTGCAAAGCATCAGTGCAAACTCCCTAGTTCTTGCGATTTCACCTTTACATTGGCCCACATTAGGAATGGAACTTACAGAAACGGAACAAAAATGTGTCGATAATCTTAGTTGGTATCAATACCCCGTCGCAGTGGTCAAATTGCATGGCTATCCAGCAAATCACTATTATGAATATAAAGGACTTACCCCAGAAGGATTAGAGCATTTAGCCTTAATTACCACCAGAGACAATCGAGTCAATCCTAAGGATGGACGTTTATGCACTGCATACATTAATTTAAAACTCAGCCAAAAAAATGAAGGTACGGATTTTGTCTTTACTCCGGAAAAAATACAGCAATTAAAAACTGAACTCATGCAAGTACCCGGTGTAACAGATGTAGATATTTTGGAAACCAAAGTTTGGAAGGATTATATGTCCACTCTGCCGTGGGAGCTTCGGCTGGAATTGGATAAAAAACAAATGCATGCCCAAACACTTTATGTCGGACCTTATGCCTTGGGTGGCTTTGAAGATGTTGCTTGCGTTTGGGAGCAATCTCATCAAGCAACCAAAGAATACATCTTGCACAAACAACCCAAACCGTCTTCCCTGAAAAAAGAAGTAAATAGGAATCTTTTCTTTTTTACCTCAGAATATCAAAAACCCTATGAGGGGCAGGAAAAAACGGCAACTTATCATTCTTCACTGTAA
- a CDS encoding LysR family transcriptional regulator: MLPSASDLIYFYEVAKESNFSRAAKKLHISQPSLSFSIKRLEGLLNTHLFIRHTQGVTLTRAGNKLFENFESLLTQWNSLTTTIQETNQHIKGKVTIGCYSTLCTYLSEMSSDLLLQYPELEIHFKHGLSADIMQGIIEGTVDLGIMTDPHPHANIIIRKIAETEFSFWSSCKQDNEVDLYSDELLILADLKIPLMHTLLNELHKLRQHKPAPRICNVDQIEALAAMALNHHGAAILPRCYVELHFKDQLKKIADAPTYVKPLCLVYRPDVRQIAAVKVVLKAIDNLLQANKLKSTSTVS; this comes from the coding sequence ATGTTACCTTCTGCAAGTGATTTAATTTATTTCTACGAGGTTGCTAAAGAATCAAATTTTAGTAGAGCGGCTAAAAAGCTTCACATAAGTCAGCCTTCATTAAGTTTTTCCATAAAAAGACTCGAAGGATTACTCAATACCCACTTATTTATTCGTCATACCCAAGGCGTTACTTTAACGCGAGCAGGTAATAAATTATTCGAGAATTTTGAGAGTTTATTAACCCAGTGGAATTCATTAACTACAACGATCCAAGAAACGAATCAACACATTAAAGGAAAGGTAACCATAGGTTGTTATTCTACACTTTGTACTTATCTGTCGGAAATGAGTTCTGATTTACTGTTGCAATATCCAGAGCTAGAAATTCATTTCAAACATGGCCTATCTGCTGACATTATGCAAGGTATAATCGAAGGTACTGTAGATTTAGGTATTATGACGGATCCTCATCCGCATGCTAATATCATCATTCGTAAGATTGCTGAAACTGAGTTTTCTTTTTGGTCATCTTGCAAACAAGATAATGAGGTTGATTTATATTCTGATGAGTTGTTAATTTTAGCAGATTTAAAAATTCCCTTAATGCACACTCTGTTGAATGAATTACACAAATTACGCCAACATAAACCAGCACCGCGTATTTGTAATGTGGATCAAATTGAAGCATTAGCTGCGATGGCACTAAACCATCATGGCGCTGCTATTTTGCCACGCTGCTACGTTGAACTTCATTTTAAAGATCAATTAAAAAAGATTGCAGATGCGCCAACCTATGTTAAGCCTTTATGTTTGGTATACAGGCCAGATGTGAGGCAAATTGCTGCAGTGAAAGTTGTCTTAAAAGCAATAGATAATTTGCTGCAAGCAAATAAGTTAAAATCGACATCCACAGTGTCTTAG
- the ubiE gene encoding bifunctional demethylmenaquinone methyltransferase/2-methoxy-6-polyprenyl-1,4-benzoquinol methylase UbiE, which produces MADHEKNTHFGYTTVAWDEKEKKVAEVFHSVAKNYDLMNDLMSLGIHHLWKRYTIELSRLRLGQFVLDLAGGSGDLTRLLCKKVGDTGRVILTDINSAMLNVGRDRLLDEGLYKNIDYVQGNAQCLPFADNSFHCITMGFGLRNVTDKEEALRSIYRVCKPGGKVMILEFSTPTLPGLKPIYDWYSFHILPKIGKFFAQDEASYQYLAESIRMHPNQMELKKMIEHAGFEDCHYDNLSGGIVALHIAYKY; this is translated from the coding sequence ATGGCTGATCACGAAAAAAATACCCACTTCGGATACACTACTGTCGCTTGGGATGAAAAAGAAAAAAAGGTGGCGGAAGTTTTTCATTCTGTAGCAAAAAACTATGATTTAATGAATGACTTAATGTCTTTGGGCATCCATCATTTATGGAAACGCTACACCATCGAACTTAGCCGGCTTCGCCTCGGACAATTTGTTTTAGATTTGGCTGGTGGGAGTGGGGATTTAACACGGTTATTATGTAAAAAAGTTGGCGACACAGGGCGTGTTATTCTTACAGATATTAATTCAGCCATGCTCAATGTAGGTCGTGATCGTCTCTTAGATGAAGGATTATATAAAAACATTGACTATGTACAAGGTAACGCCCAATGTTTGCCTTTTGCTGACAATAGTTTTCATTGCATTACCATGGGCTTTGGCTTAAGAAATGTGACCGATAAAGAAGAAGCGCTGCGTTCGATATACCGTGTCTGTAAGCCCGGAGGGAAAGTAATGATTCTTGAGTTCTCCACCCCCACACTCCCCGGCTTAAAACCTATTTATGACTGGTATTCGTTTCATATTTTACCTAAAATAGGAAAGTTTTTTGCGCAAGATGAAGCCAGTTACCAATATCTTGCTGAATCCATACGCATGCATCCAAATCAAATGGAGCTCAAAAAAATGATTGAGCATGCAGGATTTGAAGACTGTCATTATGACAATCTAAGCGGCGGCATAGTTGCCTTGCACATTGCCTATAAATATTGA
- a CDS encoding lytic murein transglycosylase, with the protein MKKWGLAAIVYVLVHHVAFAQQNWNQWVAGVRAEALQQGISPETFDEAFANIHEPSHQIKGLLHSQPEHRLTFIKYRNTRVDSYRIAIGRKEYKRNQAVLDAVAKQYGVNPCFIVSFWGMETSYGTYMGNFPVIKALATLAYDSNRKDFFRKELFIALRILNEGHVDLADFKGEWAGASGQPQFLPSSWVKYAVDYDGDGRKDIWRSKPDVFASIANYMKQNGWQTGEPWAIQVKLPPKFNMAMAGKTIVKPVSEWSAAGVRTEDGKPLPYQNLQASIVQPLGGPTFLAFPNYKMILHYNNSIYYAGAVGYLADKICQGQQRR; encoded by the coding sequence ATGAAAAAATGGGGACTTGCTGCAATAGTATATGTTCTGGTACATCATGTTGCCTTTGCACAACAAAATTGGAATCAATGGGTTGCTGGAGTTAGAGCGGAAGCGTTACAACAAGGGATTTCGCCAGAAACCTTTGATGAAGCATTTGCAAACATCCATGAGCCCAGTCATCAAATTAAAGGACTTTTGCATTCGCAACCTGAACACCGATTAACGTTTATTAAATATCGTAATACGCGAGTGGATAGTTATAGAATCGCTATTGGTCGTAAAGAATACAAACGTAATCAAGCAGTTTTGGATGCGGTGGCTAAGCAGTATGGGGTTAATCCCTGTTTTATTGTCTCTTTTTGGGGTATGGAAACAAGTTATGGCACTTATATGGGGAATTTTCCTGTAATTAAGGCATTAGCTACTCTGGCTTATGACTCTAATCGCAAGGATTTTTTCCGTAAAGAATTATTTATTGCCTTACGAATTCTTAATGAAGGTCATGTGGATTTGGCTGATTTTAAGGGTGAGTGGGCTGGTGCTTCAGGGCAGCCGCAGTTTTTACCCTCAAGCTGGGTAAAATATGCTGTTGATTATGATGGCGATGGGCGCAAAGATATATGGAGGAGTAAACCTGATGTTTTTGCTTCAATTGCAAATTACATGAAACAAAATGGTTGGCAAACTGGGGAGCCTTGGGCTATTCAAGTTAAGTTACCTCCCAAATTTAACATGGCGATGGCAGGTAAAACAATTGTAAAACCTGTAAGTGAATGGAGTGCTGCAGGGGTACGCACAGAAGATGGTAAGCCTTTACCCTACCAAAATTTGCAAGCAAGTATTGTGCAACCATTGGGTGGTCCTACTTTTTTAGCTTTTCCCAACTATAAGATGATTTTGCACTATAATAACTCTATCTATTATGCCGGAGCCGTAGGGTATTTAGCAGATAAAATTTGTCAAGGACAACAAAGAAGGTAA
- the tatA gene encoding twin-arginine translocase TatA/TatE family subunit: MGLSGISPLSLLLILVIIIILFGTSKLKTIGADLGEAIRNFRKALNEEQPQTPKEDDKSL; the protein is encoded by the coding sequence ATGGGACTAAGTGGTATCAGCCCTCTTTCTTTATTATTAATCTTAGTAATTATTATTATTCTTTTTGGCACTTCTAAATTAAAAACCATAGGTGCCGATCTTGGTGAAGCTATTCGAAATTTTCGTAAAGCATTAAATGAAGAACAACCCCAAACACCAAAAGAGGATGACAAATCCTTATGA
- a CDS encoding ABC transporter permease, which produces MKFSGHCQQAVVNLTAAKLRSFLAILGILVGTAAVVALISCGQLATEKALAQFKALGTDLLSVAVYSKTVGKQGSHESVSVAQWEQLAERIPYIMEMAPYSTAYQSISYQGKSMQGAVIGGNEHLAKIVNIKLAAGHFVSFVDSYEHYCVIGANLARQIREISFDEPIGRQLRIGQSLYTIIGIAEPWKENGFFNEDINQAVIVPLAGINLISKDAKINNVILKLRPDSPIDEVIEEIKQIIGSIAPKLNVFTRSPKQIIASMESQGQIFTLLLAVIGGISLLVGGIGVMNVMLVSVSERKKEIGIRKAVGAKNSEIQALFLVESVMLSLLGGVLGVFLGLIVTRILAYFSGWNFSIYFLPPVAGFLVSAATGIFFGFYPARRAAKLAPVVSLRSD; this is translated from the coding sequence ATGAAGTTTTCTGGGCATTGTCAACAAGCTGTAGTCAACTTGACCGCGGCTAAATTACGTTCATTTTTGGCCATTTTAGGCATTCTAGTCGGTACCGCTGCAGTTGTCGCTTTGATTAGTTGTGGTCAATTGGCGACAGAAAAAGCTTTAGCACAATTTAAAGCATTGGGAACGGATTTGCTCTCAGTTGCAGTTTATTCAAAGACTGTAGGTAAACAAGGTAGTCATGAATCAGTTTCTGTAGCGCAATGGGAGCAACTCGCTGAGCGGATCCCTTATATTATGGAGATGGCGCCTTATAGTACTGCATACCAGTCTATAAGTTATCAAGGAAAATCGATGCAAGGAGCAGTCATTGGGGGCAATGAACATTTGGCCAAAATTGTTAACATCAAGTTAGCTGCAGGTCATTTTGTTTCTTTTGTTGACTCTTATGAGCATTACTGTGTTATTGGGGCGAATTTGGCGCGGCAAATAAGAGAAATTAGTTTTGATGAGCCCATAGGTAGGCAATTACGGATAGGACAATCTTTATATACTATTATCGGAATCGCTGAGCCTTGGAAGGAAAATGGCTTTTTTAATGAAGACATCAATCAGGCGGTGATTGTGCCTTTGGCAGGTATAAACCTAATCAGCAAAGATGCCAAAATAAATAATGTGATTTTGAAGTTAAGGCCAGATAGCCCTATTGATGAAGTTATTGAAGAAATAAAACAAATTATTGGTTCCATTGCTCCTAAATTAAATGTGTTTACTCGCAGTCCCAAACAAATCATTGCCAGTATGGAAAGCCAAGGGCAGATTTTTACTTTATTACTTGCTGTAATCGGTGGCATCTCGCTTTTAGTAGGTGGAATTGGGGTGATGAATGTGATGTTGGTTTCCGTGAGTGAACGTAAAAAAGAAATTGGTATCCGTAAAGCGGTTGGTGCTAAAAATAGCGAAATTCAAGCGCTGTTTTTAGTGGAATCGGTCATGCTTTCTCTATTAGGAGGTGTGCTGGGTGTCTTTTTAGGATTAATTGTCACCCGTATTTTAGCCTATTTCAGTGGTTGGAATTTTTCAATTTATTTTCTTCCTCCTGTAGCAGGCTTTTTGGTATCTGCTGCAACAGGGATTTTCTTTGGTTTTTATCCGGCACGCCGAGCGGCAAAATTGGCCCCCGTAGTTTCTCTCCGCAGCGATTGA